Genomic DNA from Pelosinus sp. UFO1:
AAAATCGAAAGATCCTAATTTAACTAACCTTACAACACAGGGACGGCAATTGGTAAAAGAGATTGAAGATCAATTTGCTAAAGTTGATCAACTGCAGCAAAAATACCTAGATGATAGGAGTTCCTCATTACTTGCTGCGACAAGTCAAGATGGAATTATTGCCTTGGTGATCAGCAGCATAGTTTCTTTATTGGTGATTGTACTAGCCGTATGGTATAGTCGAAATTTGGCAAAACGCCTCAGAAACATTAGCGCTGAATTAGCTGAGGTTGGGAACCTTAATCTAACAGGAAAAGATGTATATCCCACTCGAAACGACGAAATTGGTGATATGGGTCTCATCATTATTGAAATGAAAAAATCCCTTAAAGGTTTCGTCTCTCAGATTGTTGGCAGTAGTCAAGTTTTAACCTCGACAAGTGGACAACTTAGTGACTCTGTTAGCGAACAATTAAGGGCGGTAGAGACAGTCGCAGAAAGCGTAACAAATATTGCAGCAGGGGCATCTCAAAATGCAGATAACATTAGTAATATTTCTGCAACGATGGAGGAAATATCCGCAAGCTCTGAAGAAATCAATGCGAGTACGTCTGAAGTCAGTACCAGCGCTCAAAATGCAGTAAACGAGGCTGCCAAGGGCATGGAAATGCTGACACAGGTAGTTGCCCAGAATGAATCAATTAACCAATCTATGAGTGAAATTACAATTGTTACAACGAAATTGGATCAAGGTTCTGCAAAAATAAAAGGCATTGTTGATTTGATTAATAGTATTGCCGCGCAAACAAATCTTCTAGCACTAAATGCAGCTATAGAAGCAGCGCGTGCTGGTGAAGCAGGTCGTGGTTTTGCAGTGGTAGCTGAAGAAGTTCGTAAGTTGGCTGAACAGAGTGCTGGCGCAACTGATGAAATTGCTAAAATTATACATAACATGGGTAACGAAATAAACTTTGCTGTCACTACAGTCGAAAAAGCCAACAAAGAGGTAGAAAAAGGGCAAAACTCTACCATTACAACACAGAACGGCTTCCATGTAATTATTGAGAAAATGGAAGCAGTAAAAGAAGGGATTACTCATATTGCTGCAGCTGTAAATGAGACTTCCCAGGGAATTCAAACAGTAGTAAGCAGCGTGGAGAATATTAGTGTGGTTGCTAATGAGACCTCATCAAGCTCTGAGGCTGTAGCTGCATCAGCAGAAGAGCAAACAGCTGGCATGCATGAAATTGATACCAACGCAGCAAGGTTAGCTCAATTGGCAACTCAAATGATGGATATTGTAAAGAAATTTAGAGTGTAGAAATATATTCAAACTTGAATAGCACAAACGTAGAAACTCCGCCAATCTTTGGCGGAGTTTCTACGTTTATAGTAAAGTATACTTCAATAATGTCGAAATAAGAAGGAATTTGCAAGATAAAAGTAGAAAGTTCCTTATAATGAAAAAAGTAGAAATATTACATATTTTCTAAAAAAATAGGAGGTAATAAGATGGAAAAAAGGCGCTTTCCAATTAGGGTACAACTAGCGGGTATGTTCGCCGTTGTGGCGGCATTATTACTGCTTGTACTGGGTTATACATTATATGAATTTAGACAAGCAGGTAATGAGGCAGAAATCATTGTGACTCAGACATCAGTAAGATTAGTTACAGTAAAAAATGCGCACACTGAATTTACTCGAGCCCTTCTTGATATGCGGGGATATTTATTTTATTCCGATGGTGCTGCCTATGAACAGGGGTATCGAGATAAAATAGCTAAAAGCTTAGCGATGGTAAGGGAGGTTAAAACCCAATTAGCACTACCTGAGGCTCGAGAAAAGGCCGAAAATTTGGATAAAGCGCTAAATCAGTATATGGTATATGCAGATACGAGATTATTTCCTGCACGTAAGGCGAATGACCCACGTTGGCTTCAAGTAGCGGGTGAGGGAAGAGCCATGGTACAGGAAATTGATGAAAATTTTCTACAGTTGTCCGAGATGCAAAAGAAATATTTAGATCAAAGCGGTATGGCGGTGGTGGAATCCTCTAAAACCAGCCGTAACATAGCGACCACAAGCAGTATTGCCATAATCCTATTGGTTATTGGAGTAGTATATTGGTATAGTGGCAATATGGCAAAAAGACTGGGGACTATTAGTAGGGATTTGGCACAAGTGGGTAAGCTAGACCTGCTAGGTAAAGATTTAATTCCAGCCCATAATGACGAGATTGGTGATATGGGTCTTGTAATAAATGAAATGCGTCAGTCACTTAAATCCTTTGTTCGCCAAATCGCAGATAATAGCCAGACCTTAGCGGCGTCTAGTGAAGAGTTAAGCGCGACGGTTTCTGAACATGTAAAAGCTGTAGAGACAGTGGCACAAAGCATAAGTGGAATTGCTGCCGGCGCTATTCAAAATGCGGATAACATTAGTAATATTTCGGCTACCTTAGAGGAAATCTCAGCAGGGTCGGAAGAAATTAGTGCTGGAGCCGCCGAAGTGAATCTTAGTACACAAAATGCAGTAGCAGAAGCTGGCAAGGGGATGGAAATGCTGGCAGAAGTGGTAAATCAAAACGAATATATTAATCAATCAATGAATGAGATTACAATTGTGACAACTAACTTATCCCAAGGTTCAGAAAAGATCAAAGGCATTGTTGATGTAATTAATGGAATTGCTGCCCAAACTAATTTACTGGCCCTTAACGCAGCTATTGAAGCAGCACGAGCTGGTGAGGCTGGTCGAGGATTCGCAGTAGTAGCGGATGAGGTACGAAAATTGGCAGAGCAAAGTGCCACAGCGACTAAGGACATTGCTGAAATCATTATAAAAATGAGTGAAGAAATTAATTTTGCTGTTGCCTCCGTCGGTAAAGCGAACCAAGAAGTTCTCAAAGGTAGGGAATCTGCCGTAACAACGCAAGAAGGATTTAAAATTATTATTGAGAAACTGGAGGGAGTAAAGACGGGCGTGGAGCAAATCGCTGTAGCTGTTGATGAAACAGCAAGGGGTACGCAGACTATGGTAGTAAGTGTAGAGAATATTAGCACTGTGGCACAAAAAACATCGGAAAACTCTGGAACTGCGGCTGCATCGGCTGAGGAACAAAGTGCCGGCATGTTGGAGATTAACCAGAATGCTGACAATTTAGCCCATTTGGCGACGGATATGATGGGAATTGTTAAGAAATTTAAAGTGTAATTGCAGTATTATTAATTTAATACCTAGTAAAAACTCCTGTTTTTTTATAAAACAGGAGTTTTTTTATTGGAAATAAATGCATGGAGGAATTTCTCTTACCTAAGTGATTTAAACTTAGTAAAGCTATTGTTATGGGTAATTTTGGTAAATTGCTGAGCAAGCTAACAAGCGGGCCAGTTTCTCGTATTGTTTTTGGTATTATGTGTTGTTATAATTAACTATATTAAAAATAATAAGATTATTTATAAGGGATTAAGGAGAAAAATGATGACATCAAAGAGTGATGAGTATAAAACGGGGGTTAAGATTATTACGGGATTATATATCCTTAAAATACTGAAAAATGGGCCAGCACATGGCAACAAAATAGCAACCGAAATTAAGGAACGAACGCA
This window encodes:
- a CDS encoding methyl-accepting chemotaxis protein — encoded protein: MNRKRMPIVMQLTGMFILVIILLVSILSFTVFKLRDSGQVTEAIVKHTVTRGNLVKAGQLEFTGALLDMRGYLFYPDGAAYEQGYRDKIKKSSELAKKYDSMSTMGDTKVEGEKLAKLVDDYVVLGDKVIAAKKSKDPNLTNLTTQGRQLVKEIEDQFAKVDQLQQKYLDDRSSSLLAATSQDGIIALVISSIVSLLVIVLAVWYSRNLAKRLRNISAELAEVGNLNLTGKDVYPTRNDEIGDMGLIIIEMKKSLKGFVSQIVGSSQVLTSTSGQLSDSVSEQLRAVETVAESVTNIAAGASQNADNISNISATMEEISASSEEINASTSEVSTSAQNAVNEAAKGMEMLTQVVAQNESINQSMSEITIVTTKLDQGSAKIKGIVDLINSIAAQTNLLALNAAIEAARAGEAGRGFAVVAEEVRKLAEQSAGATDEIAKIIHNMGNEINFAVTTVEKANKEVEKGQNSTITTQNGFHVIIEKMEAVKEGITHIAAAVNETSQGIQTVVSSVENISVVANETSSSSEAVAASAEEQTAGMHEIDTNAARLAQLATQMMDIVKKFRV
- a CDS encoding methyl-accepting chemotaxis protein; protein product: MEKRRFPIRVQLAGMFAVVAALLLLVLGYTLYEFRQAGNEAEIIVTQTSVRLVTVKNAHTEFTRALLDMRGYLFYSDGAAYEQGYRDKIAKSLAMVREVKTQLALPEAREKAENLDKALNQYMVYADTRLFPARKANDPRWLQVAGEGRAMVQEIDENFLQLSEMQKKYLDQSGMAVVESSKTSRNIATTSSIAIILLVIGVVYWYSGNMAKRLGTISRDLAQVGKLDLLGKDLIPAHNDEIGDMGLVINEMRQSLKSFVRQIADNSQTLAASSEELSATVSEHVKAVETVAQSISGIAAGAIQNADNISNISATLEEISAGSEEISAGAAEVNLSTQNAVAEAGKGMEMLAEVVNQNEYINQSMNEITIVTTNLSQGSEKIKGIVDVINGIAAQTNLLALNAAIEAARAGEAGRGFAVVADEVRKLAEQSATATKDIAEIIIKMSEEINFAVASVGKANQEVLKGRESAVTTQEGFKIIIEKLEGVKTGVEQIAVAVDETARGTQTMVVSVENISTVAQKTSENSGTAAASAEEQSAGMLEINQNADNLAHLATDMMGIVKKFKV